One Bartonella tribocorum CIP 105476 genomic window carries:
- a CDS encoding DUF1460 domain-containing protein, whose translation MQKISLFILALMFVTGCDVQNSDSQESVLKNKIETQQTTNVELDPYTLNKLNALLKKRSETNDHEKGTLIGFLSEAFLGTPYQANMLHGSEKTPEKLIIDFRGLDCFTYLDYVEALRKSTSPKEFINNVIKTRYIKGNIHFLNRKHFFTDWAYREYKLATDITAEISPHAVSIEKYLNKKADGGNYLLGLPVVKRTITYIPSNFINEEVISRLKSGDFIGIYTKLAGLDVTHVGFFIMTDKGPMLRNASSRKENEKVVDSPFMDYVMKTPGIIVLRALK comes from the coding sequence ATGCAAAAAATATCCCTATTCATTCTCGCTTTAATGTTCGTAACAGGATGTGATGTTCAAAATTCTGATTCACAAGAGAGTGTTTTAAAGAATAAAATAGAAACACAACAAACAACCAACGTAGAGCTAGATCCCTATACTTTAAATAAATTAAATGCTCTTCTCAAAAAACGTTCAGAAACAAATGATCACGAAAAGGGAACTTTGATTGGCTTTCTTTCTGAAGCTTTTTTAGGGACACCTTACCAAGCAAATATGTTACATGGCTCAGAAAAGACGCCAGAAAAACTCATCATTGATTTTAGAGGCTTAGATTGCTTCACTTATCTGGATTATGTTGAAGCATTGCGCAAATCAACATCCCCAAAAGAATTCATAAATAACGTCATAAAAACGCGTTACATTAAGGGTAATATTCATTTTTTAAATCGAAAACATTTTTTTACAGACTGGGCTTATAGAGAATATAAACTCGCCACTGATATTACTGCTGAAATAAGTCCTCATGCAGTCAGCATAGAAAAATATCTCAATAAAAAAGCTGATGGTGGAAACTACCTTCTTGGACTTCCAGTTGTGAAGCGCACAATAACGTATATTCCAAGTAACTTTATTAATGAAGAGGTTATAAGCCGTTTAAAATCAGGGGATTTCATTGGTATTTATACAAAACTTGCTGGATTGGATGTGACACATGTGGGTTTCTTTATCATGACCGATAAAGGACCAATGTTACGAAATGCTTCTTCACGAAAAGAAAATGAAAAAGTCGTCGATTCCCCTTTTATGGATTATGTTATGAAAACGCCAGGAATCATTGTTTTAAGAGCCCTTAAATAA
- the ubiC gene encoding chorismate lyase codes for MSDLEDSILPPLKWLFDQNPPIPENIRDWLMESGSMTLRLKKYCTCFQVQRQRECFIMRDKLKEEAEHLPKSARYWLREVILMGDNKPWLLGRTVIPQETLLHNQSLMHLGTTPLGHYLFNNDKLTRDYIHIGQQGVLWARRSRLRLRDKPLLLTELFLPDSPLYLHHK; via the coding sequence ATGTCTGATCTTGAAGATTCCATCTTACCACCTTTGAAGTGGCTCTTTGATCAAAATCCTCCCATACCAGAAAACATTCGCGATTGGCTCATGGAATCGGGCTCGATGACGCTTCGATTAAAAAAATATTGCACCTGCTTCCAAGTTCAACGACAACGCGAATGTTTTATTATGCGAGATAAATTAAAAGAAGAAGCAGAACATCTCCCCAAAAGTGCGCGGTATTGGCTACGCGAAGTCATATTGATGGGAGATAATAAACCTTGGCTCCTCGGACGCACCGTCATCCCACAAGAAACCCTTCTGCATAATCAGTCCTTGATGCATCTAGGAACGACCCCCTTAGGACACTATTTATTTAACAATGATAAACTAACCCGCGATTACATTCATATCGGTCAACAAGGCGTGCTATGGGCACGCCGTTCCCGTTTGCGGCTAAGGGATAAGCCGTTGTTGCTAACTGAACTTTTTTTACCAGATTCACCACTGTACCTCCACCATAAATAG
- a CDS encoding GatB/YqeY domain-containing protein codes for MVRDQIDGALKAALKVQDSTRLATLRLMNAAVRDRYILYCDEGKREVDDQQIQSVFTKMLQQREALMRAYKESGCLELAEKEQAEIDVIREFLPYQLKEMEVEQVICEALEQTKAEKLRDIGKVMAWLKERYAGQMNFSKVCNSLRKKLQ; via the coding sequence ATGGTGCGTGACCAGATTGATGGAGCTCTTAAAGCTGCTTTGAAAGTACAAGATAGTACACGTCTTGCTACACTTCGTTTAATGAATGCTGCGGTTAGAGATCGTTATATTCTTTATTGTGATGAAGGGAAGCGGGAAGTCGATGATCAGCAGATTCAGTCTGTTTTCACTAAAATGCTTCAACAGCGTGAAGCGTTAATGCGTGCCTATAAAGAGTCTGGTTGCTTGGAATTAGCAGAGAAAGAACAAGCCGAAATAGACGTTATTCGTGAATTTCTTCCCTATCAGCTTAAGGAGATGGAAGTAGAACAGGTTATTTGTGAAGCTTTGGAACAAACGAAAGCTGAAAAATTACGCGATATCGGTAAGGTGATGGCTTGGCTTAAAGAACGGTATGCGGGGCAAATGAATTTTTCTAAAGTCTGCAATAGTCTTCGTAAAAAATTGCAATAG
- the carA gene encoding glutamine-hydrolyzing carbamoyl-phosphate synthase small subunit produces MIQTISSSRPWSVNTPTALLVLADGTVIEGKGAGATGIAEAELCFNTAITGYEEILTDPSYTQQIVNFTFPHIGNVGANSEDIESLTPLSCHGAVGAIFKADITHPSNYRASENLHQWLKARKIIALCGIDTRALTILIREKGTQNAVIAHNSDGNFDIPSLKKRAQKWHGLVNLDLTEEVTSPSSIEWDEEPWCWNKGYGTNNVHNLHIVAIDYGIKRNILRLMATQKARITVVPAHTTAKEILAMTPDGVFLSNGPGDPAATAQYAIPTINTLIDHNLPIFGICLGHQLLALAVGAKTVKMHQGHHGANHPVKDLNSGKVEIVSMNHGFAVDAATLPKHVQETHISLFDGSNCGIRIIGKPVFSVQYHPEASPGPQDSHYLFQHFCDLIMNHKKIS; encoded by the coding sequence ATGATACAAACAATTTCATCGAGCAGACCTTGGAGTGTCAACACCCCTACAGCCCTCTTAGTCTTAGCTGATGGAACTGTTATCGAAGGAAAAGGAGCCGGTGCAACGGGTATTGCTGAAGCTGAATTGTGTTTTAATACCGCCATCACAGGCTATGAAGAAATCCTCACCGACCCATCATACACACAACAAATCGTTAATTTTACTTTTCCTCATATAGGAAATGTAGGAGCAAATAGTGAAGATATCGAATCTCTCACACCTCTCAGCTGTCACGGTGCTGTTGGCGCTATTTTTAAGGCCGATATTACGCATCCTTCAAATTATCGTGCCAGTGAAAACCTTCATCAATGGCTTAAAGCCCGTAAAATTATTGCACTTTGTGGTATTGATACACGCGCACTTACAATTCTTATTCGTGAAAAGGGTACACAAAATGCTGTCATTGCGCATAATTCTGATGGAAACTTTGATATTCCCTCTTTAAAAAAACGTGCGCAAAAATGGCACGGTCTCGTTAATCTTGACCTTACGGAAGAAGTGACATCTCCATCATCAATAGAATGGGATGAAGAACCATGGTGCTGGAATAAAGGGTATGGCACAAACAATGTGCACAATCTTCATATCGTTGCCATTGACTATGGTATTAAACGCAATATTCTTCGCCTTATGGCAACACAAAAAGCACGCATTACTGTTGTACCTGCCCACACAACAGCAAAAGAAATTTTAGCAATGACCCCTGATGGTGTTTTTCTTTCTAATGGACCAGGAGATCCTGCGGCGACAGCTCAATATGCCATTCCAACAATCAACACATTGATTGATCATAATTTACCAATTTTTGGAATATGTCTTGGCCATCAACTTCTCGCTCTTGCTGTTGGCGCAAAAACCGTAAAAATGCACCAAGGACATCATGGTGCAAACCACCCCGTTAAAGACCTTAATAGTGGAAAAGTGGAAATTGTATCGATGAATCACGGTTTTGCTGTAGATGCTGCTACCTTACCAAAACATGTTCAAGAAACCCATATCTCTCTCTTTGATGGCTCTAACTGTGGTATTCGAATCATTGGAAAACCAGTTTTTTCTGTTCAATATCACCCCGAAGCCTCTCCTGGACCACAAGATAGCCACTACCTCTTTCAGCATTTCTGTGATCTGATTATGAATCACAAAAAAATATCTTAA